The nucleotide window CACCAGTTGCACCTGGCCCCAGCCGTCGGCGGGCAACTGGACATCCGCACGGTTGAGGGCGCACAACTCCGCGACTCGCAGGCCGGTGTTGTAGAGAAACGCCAGCAGCGCCAAGTCGCGCACCCCGGTGGGAGTCTCAACCTGCGGCTCAGCCAGGAGCGGTTCCAGGTCGCGGCGATAAGAGCGCACCGAATCCGGCGACCGCCCCTCTAGCGCATCCAGAGAGTCGGTCAGAAGACACCGAGTCTGCCGCCTGCTCTCTACCTCCCTCCCACCCACCTGCCCTGCCTGGGCGGCAGCGACCATGTCATCGGCGCGGCTGACGGCCGAAACGACGGCTGCGGCGTCCGCGTCCGCGCGCATCACCTTAGCGACGTTGGCGACGCTGATGCCGCCGACGGCCACCAGTGGGGCGGAGACGGCTCGGCGGATTTCGGCCAGCCACTGCGGCCCCACCGGCGCGCCCGCCGCGATGCACATTTCTCGCAGTTCCTCGGCGGCGACCAACAATTCGCGCACCGGCATTTCCTTATCCCGCAACTGGATGATCGCCGCACCGCCAGCGTTCGGTGATAACGTAAAGGCCGTGCATCAGTGCCAGATAATGCGCCGCCCGGGGAAGCCTTGCCTGTCGCGCCGGCGCGACTAGAGCCGGGCCGCGGCCTCGGTGTCGCG belongs to Armatimonadota bacterium and includes:
- a CDS encoding tyrosine-type recombinase/integrase, with the translated sequence MRELLVAAEELREMCIAAGAPVGPQWLAEIRRAVSAPLVAVGGISVANVAKVMRADADAAAVVSAVSRADDMVAAAQAGQVGGREVESRRQTRCLLTDSLDALEGRSPDSVRSYRRDLEPLLAEPQVETPTGVRDLALLAFLYNTGLRVAELCALNRADVQLPADGWGQVQLVGKGMRLRWVPINSHARRTLEDYLAQRQDDNPALFLNRSGERFSVRGVALLVNRYLRRIGITDRSGPHLLRHTFAAHALRSRPKLRAVQELLGHSSVTTTQRYTHMDAEDLRRQVARLPANRFRL